The following are from one region of the Colius striatus isolate bColStr4 chromosome Z, bColStr4.1.hap1, whole genome shotgun sequence genome:
- the LOC133628733 gene encoding frizzled-2 has translation MGPPDALPALAWLLLGLSVPAPGRSQLHGEKGISIPDHGFCQPISIPLCTDIAYNQTIMPNLLGHTNQEDAGLEVHQFYPLVKVQCSLELKFFLCSMYAPVCTVLEQAIPPCRSICERARQGCEALMNKFGFQWPERLRCENFPRHGAEQICVGQNHSEDGGSPTLLTSATPLAGQGTPGAPRYATLDHPFHCPRALKVPSYLNYKFLGEKDCAAPCEPARPDGHMFFNEDEIRFARIWILIWSVLCCASTFFTVTTYLVDMQRFRYPERPIIFLSGCYTMVSVAYIAGFVLEERVVCNERFQEDGYRTVVQGTKKEGCTILFMMLYFFSMASSIWWVILSLTWFLAAGMKWGHEAIEANSQYFHLAAWAVPAVKTITILAMGQIDGDLLSGVCFVGLNNIDPLRGFVLAPLFVYLFIGTSFLLAGFVSLFRIRTIMKHGGTKTEKLERLMVRIGVFSVLYTVPATIVIACYFYEQAFREHWERSWISQNCKSLAIPCPLHFTPRMTPDFTVYMIKYLMTLIVGITSGFWIWSGKTLHSWRKFYTRLTNSKQGETTV, from the coding sequence ATGGGCCCCCCCGACGCGCTGCCCGCcctggcctggctgctgctggggctgagcgtGCCGGCGCCGGGCCGGAGCCAGCTGCACGGCGAGAAGGGCATCTCCATCCCCGACCACGGCTTCTGCCAGCCCATCTCCATCCCGCTCTGCACCGACATCGCCTACAACCAGACCATCATGCCCAACCTGCTGGGTCACACCAACCAGGAGGACGCGGGGCTGGAGGTCCACCAGTTCTACCCGCTGGTGAAGGTGCAGTGCTCGCTGGAGCTCAAGTTCTTCCTGTGCTCCATGTACGCGCCGGTGTGCACGGTGCTGGAGCAGGCCATCCCGCCCTGCCGCTCCATCTGCGAGCGGGCGCGCCAGGGCTGCGAGGCCCTCATGAATAAGTTCGGCTTCCAGTGGCCGGAGCGGCTGCGCTGCGAGAATTTCCCCCGGCACGGCGCCGAGCAGATCTGCGTGGGGCAGAACCACTCCGAGGACGGCGGCTCGCCCACCCTGCTCACCAGCGCCACGCCGCTGGCCGGCCAGGGCACGCCGGGCGCCCCGCGCTACGCCACGCTCGACCACCCCTTCCACTGCCCGCGGGCGCTGAAGGTGCCCAGCTACCTCAACTACAAGTTCTTGGGCGAGAAGGACTGCGCGGCGCCCTGCGAGCCCGCCCGGCCCGACGGCCACATGTTCTTCAACGAGGACGAGATCCGCTTCGCCCGCATCTGGATCCTCATCTGGTCCGTCCTGTGCTGCGCCTCCACCTTCTTCACCGTCACCACCTACCTGGTGGACATGCAGCGCTTCCGCTACCCCGAGCGCCCCATCATCTTCCTGTCGGGCTGCTACACCATGGTGTCGGTGGCCTACATCGCGGGCTTCGTGCTGGAGGAGAGGGTGGTGTGCAACGAGCGCTTCCAGGAGGACGGCTACCGCACGGTGGTGCAGGGCACCAAGAAGGAGGGCTGCACCATCCTCTTCATGATGCTCTACTTCTTCAGCATGGCCAGCTCCATCTGGTGGGTCATCCTCTCCCTCACCTGGTTCCTGGCCGCCGGCATGAAGTGGGGCCACGAGGCCATCGAGGCCAACTCCCAGTACTTCCACCTGGCCGCCTGGGCCGTGCCGGCCGTCAAGACCATCACCATCCTGGCCATGGGGCAGATCGACGGCGACCTGCTGAGCGGCGTGTGCTTCGTGGGCCTCAACAACATCGACCCTCTGCGGGGCTTCGTGCTGGCCCCGCTCTTCGTCTACCTCTTCATCGGCACCTCCTTCCTCCTGGCCGGCTTCGTCTCCCTCTTCCGCATCCGCACCATCATGAAACACGGCGGCACCAAGACGGAGAAGCTGGAGCGGCTGATGGTTCGCATCGGGGTGTTCAGCGTCCTCTACACCGTGCCGGCCACCATCGTCATCGCCTGCTACTTCTACGAGCAGGCGTTCCGCGAGCACTGGGAGCGCAGCTGGATCAGCCAGAACTGCAAGAGCCTGGCCATCCCCTGCCCTCTCCACTTCACCCCCCGCATGACCCCCGACTTCACCGTCTACATGATCAAGTACCTCATGACTCTCATCGTCGGCATCACCTCCGGCTTTTGGATATGGTCGGGCAAAACCCTCCACTCCTGGAGGAAGTTCTACACGCGACTCACCAACAGCAAGCAGGGCGAGACCACGGTGTGA